The genomic stretch AAAAGTAATATTAAAGGTCATGGTACTCAATTAAAACAAGGGTATTATGAAGCATTAAAAGAAGGTTATGATGGTATAATAACTTTTGATGGTAATAATAAAGATAATGTAGAAGATACTTTGGAGTTATTTATAAAAAAATTTGATGAAGGATATGATGTAATACAAGCTACTAGATTTTCAATGGGAGGGAAAGGAGTAAATACACCATTATCAAGATATTTGGCAATTAAGTTGATAGCTTCTCCTTTAGTAAGTCTATGTTCTGGATATCACTATACTGATCCTACAAATGGATATAAAGCATTTTCAAGAAGATACATGACAGATGATAGAATAGATTGGTTTAAGGCGGAATATTCTAAATATGAATATGGTTATTTTCCGCTAGTGCATGCTAAAAAACTTGGATATAGAATTACTCAAGTTCCAACTATTAGGGAATATCCTATTGGAGAAATACCTTCAAAAATAAAAGGATTTAGCTCTAATTTGAAATTATTGAAACAGATGCTTAATAGTTTATTTAATAGTCCAAAATAGTAAAAGAGGTTATCTATATGAAAAATATAAAAATAGGATTTATTGGAGCAGGTCATATATCTAATTCGATGTCTAATGCTATAGATAATATCGAAGGTATAGAAAAATATGCTGTATCTTCTAGGGATATAAATAAAGCAAAAGAGTTTTCAAAATATCATAATTTTAAAAAGAGCTATGGTTCATACATAGAAATGTTGGAAGATGAAAATGTAGAATTAGTTTACGTAGCTACACCAGTATCGCATCATTACAAACATGTTAAAATAGCATTGGAACATAATAAACATGTACTATGTGAAAAAACTTTTACTTCAAATTACAAAGAGGCAAAAGAACTAATTACTATTTCTAAAAATAAAAATCTTTTATTAGCAGATGCTATGTGGACTAGATATATGCCTTCGAGATATAAAATAGAAGAGTTTTTAAATAGCGGTATTATTGGTATTCCTAAGATGCTAGAAGCAAATTTAGGATATATACTTACAAATAAAGATAGACTATTTAATAAAGAATTGTCAGGAGGTGCTTTGTATGAAATTGGTATATATACTATTAATTTAGCTTTATCAGTGTTAGGGCATAATATAAAAGGAATAAATGTTAATTCTATAATAGATTGCAACGGTATAGA from Brachyspira murdochii DSM 12563 encodes the following:
- a CDS encoding glycosyltransferase family protein, producing MNFEEIKKRIPEYTYISFFEKRNKYASVIPVLNEGQRFFNQLDKMKSKDIFRISDIFICDGGSSDSSSNPEIIKNYGCKGLIINKSNIKGHGTQLKQGYYEALKEGYDGIITFDGNNKDNVEDTLELFIKKFDEGYDVIQATRFSMGGKGVNTPLSRYLAIKLIASPLVSLCSGYHYTDPTNGYKAFSRRYMTDDRIDWFKAEYSKYEYGYFPLVHAKKLGYRITQVPTIREYPIGEIPSKIKGFSSNLKLLKQMLNSLFNSPK
- a CDS encoding Gfo/Idh/MocA family protein, producing the protein MKNIKIGFIGAGHISNSMSNAIDNIEGIEKYAVSSRDINKAKEFSKYHNFKKSYGSYIEMLEDENVELVYVATPVSHHYKHVKIALEHNKHVLCEKTFTSNYKEAKELITISKNKNLLLADAMWTRYMPSRYKIEEFLNSGIIGIPKMLEANLGYILTNKDRLFNKELSGGALYEIGIYTINLALSVLGHNIKGINVNSIIDCNGIDLQSSITLNYSNDVIATLIYSINSITDSRAVIAGTDGYIVIENVNNPQNIYVFSKERKLLDSYYKNDGIKGYEYQLKSIVKSISNGEIECKDMPHNEILEEMKLVDIITEQNRNRTEQNRTEQNRTEQNRTNIIILTIYYSIKKSIHKKRIDFFYFKNSGVNYE